A single window of Sphingobacteriales bacterium DNA harbors:
- a CDS encoding bifunctional 5,10-methylenetetrahydrofolate dehydrogenase/5,10-methenyltetrahydrofolate cyclohydrolase produces MQLLDGKRVADYFKANIKEAVAALPRPPHLAAIWVGNDGGSTSYIKNKIASCQAVGFDSTLLHFDDSISEAFLLEQVQQLNQAADIDGFIVQLPLPPHINAERVNLAIAPAKDVDGFHPVNVGRMMLDMPCYLPATPQGIMEMLKFYDIPTAGKHCVIVGRSNIVGTPMSILMSRNKNFANATVTLCHSRTQNLTDYTRAADILIVAMGKPEWVGADMIKEGAVVIDVGSTYVPASDTKSGVRLKGDVNFEQVAQKAAYLTPVPGGVGQMTVAMLLLNTLRAAKGEVYDK; encoded by the coding sequence ATGCAACTTTTAGACGGAAAACGCGTAGCCGATTATTTCAAGGCAAATATCAAAGAAGCTGTTGCAGCCCTGCCGCGTCCGCCGCATTTGGCGGCAATATGGGTGGGCAATGATGGCGGTAGTACTTCTTATATCAAAAACAAAATCGCCTCCTGCCAAGCGGTGGGCTTTGATTCTACCTTACTCCATTTTGACGACAGCATCAGCGAAGCGTTTTTGCTGGAGCAAGTACAACAACTCAACCAAGCCGCTGATATAGATGGTTTCATTGTGCAGTTGCCCCTGCCGCCGCATATCAATGCCGAGCGCGTCAATCTTGCAATTGCCCCCGCTAAGGACGTGGACGGTTTTCACCCCGTCAATGTAGGGCGTATGATGTTGGATATGCCCTGTTATCTGCCCGCTACTCCGCAAGGAATTATGGAAATGCTGAAATTTTATGATATACCGACCGCCGGAAAACATTGCGTGATTGTAGGGCGAAGCAATATCGTAGGAACTCCGATGAGTATTTTGATGTCGCGCAATAAAAATTTTGCCAATGCCACTGTTACTTTATGCCACAGTCGCACCCAAAATTTGACAGACTACACGCGAGCCGCCGATATTTTGATAGTAGCAATGGGCAAACCCGAATGGGTAGGAGCAGATATGATAAAAGAAGGAGCCGTAGTAATAGATGTAGGCAGCACCTACGTTCCGGCTTCCGATACCAAAAGCGGCGTGCGCCTCAAAGGCGATGTTAATTTTGAACAGGTAGCACAAAAAGCCGCATACCTTACGCCGGTACCCGGAGGTGTAGGACAAATGACAGTAGCAATGCTGCTACTCAACACCCTGCGCGCTGCCAAAGGCGAAGTTTATGATAAATAA